A region from the Canis lupus dingo isolate Sandy chromosome 9, ASM325472v2, whole genome shotgun sequence genome encodes:
- the ORMDL3 gene encoding ORM1-like protein 3, with protein sequence MNVGTAHSEVNPNTRVMNSRGIWLSYVLAIGLLHVVLLSIPFVSVPVVWTLTNLIHNMGMYIFLHTVKGTPFETPDQGKARLLTHWEQMDYGVQFTASRKFLTITPIVLYFLTSFYTKYDQIHFILNTVSLMSVLIPKLPQLHGVRIFGINKY encoded by the exons ATGAATGTGGGCACAGCGCACAGTGAAGTGAACCCCAACACGCGGGTGATGAACAGCCGCGGCATCTGGCTGTCCTATGTGCTGGCCATCGGGCTTCTCCATGTCGTGCTGCTCAGCATCCCCTTTGTCAGCGTTCCTGTTGTCTGGACCCTCACCAACCTCATTCACAACATG GGCATGTACATCTTCCTGCACACAGTGAAGGGGACACCTTTTGAGACTCCGGACCAGGGCAAGGCAAGGTTGCTAACCCACTGGGAGCAGATGGACTATGGGGTCCAGTTCACAGCGTCTCGGAAGTTCTTAACCATCACACCCATTGTGCT GTACTTCCTCACCAGCTTCTATACCAAGTACGACCAGATCCATTTCATCCTCAACACTGTGTCCTTGATGAGCGTGCTCATCCCCAAGCTGCCCCAGCTCCACGGAGTCCGGATCTTTGGAATCAATAAGTACTGA